A single Sphingopyxis chilensis DNA region contains:
- a CDS encoding peptide chain release factor 3, which yields MSKHPDRRTFAIISHPDAGKTTLTEKLLVAGGAIHIAGEVKARGAARRARSDWMKIEQQRGISVTSSVMTFEHAGLIFNLLDTPGHEDFSEDTYRTLTAVDSAVMVIDAAKGIEPQTLKLFEVCRLRSVPIITFINKVDREGQTPFELLDEVADRLALDVCPMNWPAGMGGQFEGIYDLVDPALMVPGGDASRMYEGERIAVEGLDDPRLAAKLSADAFALLKEETELASACYAPFDAAAYRNGDLTPVFFGSALKEFGVIDLLAGLANHAPGPQPQPAEPAPVQPDDDAVTGFVFKVQANMNPAHRDRIAFMRLCSGKFERGMRLMQGGTGKAIAISRPMLFLAQDREMAEEAFPGDIIGIPNHGTLRVGDTLSERSDIMITGLPNFAPEILRRVALVDPTKTKQLRKALDDMAEEGIIQVFYPEIGANMIVGVVGQLQLDVLISRLEAEYKVEAKLEQSPWDTARWIASDDAAALKAFQADNRGAAATDRDGAPVFMAKDAWEVGYVTQRHPAIRFTATKERVFAPAG from the coding sequence ATGTCCAAGCATCCCGACCGCCGTACCTTCGCCATCATTTCGCACCCCGACGCGGGGAAGACGACGCTGACCGAGAAGCTGCTCGTCGCGGGCGGCGCGATCCATATCGCGGGCGAGGTCAAGGCGCGGGGCGCCGCGCGGCGCGCGCGCTCCGACTGGATGAAGATCGAGCAGCAGCGCGGGATTTCGGTGACCTCGTCGGTGATGACCTTCGAGCATGCGGGGCTGATCTTCAACCTGCTCGACACGCCGGGGCACGAGGATTTCAGCGAGGATACCTACCGTACCCTCACGGCGGTCGACAGTGCGGTGATGGTGATCGACGCCGCGAAGGGCATCGAGCCGCAGACGCTGAAGCTGTTCGAGGTGTGCCGGCTGCGTTCGGTGCCGATCATCACCTTCATCAACAAGGTCGACCGCGAAGGGCAGACGCCGTTCGAGCTGCTCGACGAGGTTGCCGACCGGCTGGCGCTCGACGTGTGCCCGATGAACTGGCCCGCGGGCATGGGCGGGCAGTTCGAGGGGATTTACGACCTCGTCGATCCGGCGCTGATGGTGCCCGGCGGCGACGCGTCGCGCATGTATGAGGGCGAACGGATCGCGGTCGAGGGGCTCGATGACCCGCGGCTTGCGGCGAAGCTCAGCGCCGATGCCTTTGCCTTGCTCAAGGAAGAAACCGAGCTGGCGTCGGCCTGCTACGCGCCGTTCGATGCAGCCGCATACCGGAACGGCGACCTGACGCCGGTCTTCTTTGGTTCGGCGCTCAAGGAGTTCGGCGTCATTGACCTGCTTGCGGGACTGGCGAACCACGCGCCGGGGCCGCAGCCGCAGCCCGCCGAGCCCGCGCCGGTGCAGCCGGACGACGATGCCGTCACCGGCTTCGTGTTCAAGGTGCAGGCGAACATGAACCCCGCGCACCGCGACCGCATCGCCTTCATGCGGCTGTGCTCGGGCAAGTTCGAGCGCGGGATGCGGCTGATGCAGGGCGGGACGGGCAAGGCGATCGCGATCAGCCGCCCGATGTTGTTCCTCGCGCAGGACCGCGAAATGGCCGAAGAGGCGTTTCCGGGCGACATCATCGGTATTCCGAACCACGGCACACTGCGCGTCGGCGATACGCTGTCGGAACGCAGCGATATCATGATTACCGGCTTGCCCAATTTCGCGCCCGAAATCCTCCGCCGCGTCGCGCTTGTCGACCCGACCAAGACCAAGCAGCTGAGGAAAGCGCTCGACGACATGGCCGAGGAGGGGATCATCCAGGTCTTCTACCCCGAAATCGGGGCGAACATGATCGTTGGCGTCGTCGGCCAGTTGCAGCTCGACGTGCTGATCAGCCGGCTTGAGGCCGAGTATAAGGTCGAGGCGAAGCTCGAGCAGTCGCCGTGGGACACCGCGCGCTGGATCGCCAGCGACGATGCCGCGGCGCTGAAGGCATTCCAGGCCGACAATCGCGGCGCGGCGGCGACCGACCGCGACGGCGCTCCGGTGTTCATGGCGAAGGATGCGTGGGAGGTCGGCTATGTCACCCAGCGCCATCCCGCGATCCGCTTCACCGCGACGAAGGAGCGGGTTTTCGCTCCGGCCGGTTGA
- a CDS encoding 4a-hydroxytetrahydrobiopterin dehydratase: MVRKLDETERSALLARFPEWMHEPSRDAITRQFKFADFAQAFGFMASVAIVAEKMDHHPEWSNVYNRVDILLTTHDADGLSERDAKLAEAIEALA, encoded by the coding sequence ATGGTCCGGAAACTCGACGAAACCGAGCGCAGCGCGCTCCTCGCCCGCTTTCCCGAATGGATGCACGAACCGTCGCGCGACGCGATCACGCGCCAGTTCAAATTCGCCGATTTCGCACAGGCCTTCGGCTTCATGGCGAGCGTCGCGATCGTCGCCGAAAAGATGGACCATCATCCCGAATGGTCGAACGTCTATAATCGCGTCGATATCCTGCTGACGACGCACGATGCCGACGGCTTGTCGGAACGCGACGCCAAACTGGCCGAAGCGATCGAGGCGCTCGCCTGA
- a CDS encoding metallopeptidase family protein yields MSDKTSLPPDLPAGWTGTAPDADALFAMAEAAFETMPDVFKPHIKGVVIAIEEFADDEILAALEIEHPHDLTGLYEGRPLTERSVGESGGMPDRVTLYRIPILVEWIETGEKLEWLVRHVLIHEIGHHFGFSDDDMHALEDMA; encoded by the coding sequence ATGAGCGACAAGACCAGCCTGCCCCCCGACCTGCCCGCCGGATGGACCGGCACCGCGCCCGACGCCGATGCGCTGTTCGCGATGGCCGAGGCGGCGTTCGAAACCATGCCCGATGTGTTCAAGCCGCATATCAAGGGCGTAGTGATTGCGATCGAGGAATTCGCCGACGACGAGATACTCGCCGCGCTCGAAATCGAGCATCCCCACGACCTCACCGGCCTCTATGAAGGCCGCCCGCTGACCGAGCGCAGCGTCGGCGAAAGCGGCGGCATGCCCGACCGGGTGACGCTCTATCGCATTCCCATACTCGTCGAATGGATCGAAACCGGCGAAAAGCTCGAATGGCTGGTCCGTCATGTGTTGATCCACGAGATCGGCCATCATTTCGGTTTTTCCGACGACGACATGCACGCGCTCGAGGATATGGCGTGA
- the ccmA gene encoding heme ABC exporter ATP-binding protein CcmA, producing the protein MGELLRLDNVACIRGDRLLFERLSLTLGRGDALWLRGPNGAGKSSLIRLAAGLLRPAAGTVERRERVALIDEASALDAELPLRRALDFWARVDTVDGHAVDRAMADMALAPLAEVPVAMLSTGQRKRAAMVRVLASGAAIWLLDEPANGMDEAAQARLVAAVARHRANGGAVMLASHFALGIPDLAELDMGALA; encoded by the coding sequence GTGGGTGAATTGCTGCGGCTGGACAATGTGGCGTGCATCCGCGGCGACCGGTTGCTGTTCGAGCGACTGTCGCTGACGCTCGGCCGCGGCGATGCGCTGTGGCTGCGCGGGCCCAACGGCGCGGGCAAGTCGAGTTTGATCCGCCTTGCCGCCGGATTGCTCCGCCCGGCAGCCGGAACAGTCGAGCGCCGCGAGCGCGTCGCGCTGATCGACGAAGCCAGCGCACTCGACGCCGAGCTGCCGTTGCGGCGCGCTCTCGATTTCTGGGCGCGGGTCGACACGGTCGATGGCCATGCGGTCGACCGCGCGATGGCCGATATGGCACTCGCCCCGCTCGCCGAGGTGCCGGTCGCGATGCTCTCGACCGGCCAGCGCAAGCGCGCGGCGATGGTGAGGGTGCTCGCGAGCGGCGCGGCGATCTGGCTGCTCGACGAACCCGCGAACGGCATGGACGAGGCAGCACAGGCGCGGCTGGTCGCAGCGGTTGCCAGGCACCGCGCGAACGGCGGGGCGGTAATGCTGGCGTCACACTTCGCGCTCGGGATCCCGGACTTGGCGGAGCTGGATATGGGGGCGCTCGCCTGA
- a CDS encoding heme exporter protein CcmB gives MTALIALFWRDLRRAWGSGALWLPVLFFLLVATAFPFAVGPDAPLLRRAGGGMVWVAALLAALLPIDRLVKPDKDAGVLDQLAVRGFADEVIAAVKIGAHAIGFGLPLLIALLPAAALLAQDAARAELLATGIAMAVPALASLAVLSAALTANHKGGSAIGGLLILPLAVPLLIFGAGMLDPSGRGAMKLLAATSLLLTVIGPFAAGAALRGLRE, from the coding sequence GTGACGGCTCTCATCGCCCTCTTCTGGCGCGACCTGCGGCGCGCGTGGGGCAGCGGGGCGCTGTGGCTACCGGTGCTCTTCTTCCTGCTCGTCGCGACGGCATTTCCTTTCGCGGTTGGTCCCGATGCGCCGCTGCTGCGCCGCGCGGGCGGCGGGATGGTCTGGGTCGCGGCGCTGCTCGCGGCCTTGCTGCCCATCGACCGGTTGGTGAAGCCCGACAAGGATGCGGGCGTGCTCGATCAACTCGCGGTGCGCGGCTTTGCCGATGAGGTCATCGCTGCAGTGAAGATTGGCGCGCATGCCATTGGTTTCGGGCTGCCTTTGTTGATCGCCCTCCTCCCCGCAGCGGCGCTGCTCGCACAGGATGCGGCGCGCGCCGAACTGCTCGCGACGGGCATCGCCATGGCCGTTCCGGCGCTCGCCTCGCTTGCGGTGCTGAGCGCCGCGCTGACCGCGAACCACAAGGGCGGCAGTGCGATCGGGGGGCTGCTGATCCTGCCGCTCGCGGTGCCGCTGCTGATCTTCGGGGCGGGAATGCTAGATCCGTCGGGGCGCGGCGCGATGAAATTGCTCGCGGCGACAAGCTTGCTGCTGACGGTAATCGGGCCGTTTGCTGCCGGCGCGGCGCTAAGGGGGCTGCGCGAATGA
- a CDS encoding VOC family protein, translating to MTRQSLAHIALVVRDYDEAIGFYVGTLGFTLVVDEYQPAQDKRWVLVAPPGNPPGGATILLARAANEEQAKFIGNQSGGRVFLFLQTDDFARDYQRLLDRGVRIEREPMEADYGTVAVFLDLYGNKWDLIEFRRAG from the coding sequence ATGACGCGCCAGTCGCTCGCGCATATTGCACTCGTCGTGCGCGACTATGACGAGGCGATCGGCTTTTATGTCGGCACGCTCGGCTTCACGCTCGTCGTCGACGAATATCAGCCGGCGCAGGACAAGCGCTGGGTGCTGGTGGCGCCGCCGGGCAATCCGCCGGGCGGCGCGACAATCCTGCTCGCGCGCGCCGCCAACGAGGAACAGGCGAAATTCATCGGCAACCAGTCGGGCGGGCGCGTCTTTCTGTTCCTGCAGACCGACGATTTCGCCCGCGACTATCAGCGTCTGCTCGACCGGGGCGTGCGGATCGAACGCGAGCCGATGGAGGCCGATTATGGCACGGTGGCGGTGTTCCTCGACCTTTACGGCAACAAGTGGGACCTGATCGAGTTTCGGCGGGCGGGGTGA